In Flavobacterium sp. 83, the genomic window CTGCCGATACAGATGAAGAAGCCCAGATTTTGTCAACCAGTTTGACTCAGATGTTTCTAAATTTGATTCGGAATGATAGAAAACCATTGCAACCACCATTAGATTCTATGGATGGAATTATGAGTGAACAAGAACATTTTCATGTAAACCAAATGACTGCCTGTTCATTTGTAGGAAGTAAAGAAAAATTAATTGCCGAATTACAGCAGTTTATTGATTATACCCGTATTGATGAATTGATGATTACCAGCCCGATTTTCAATCATCAGGATAAATTGAAAAGCATTCGAATAATGAAAGAAGTAATAGATTCCATGAATTAAACATGAAATTTATTGTAATACTTTTTTAAAACTTAAATGAACTTACATCCCTTATATGTTGAGAAAATTAAATCATATAAGGGATGTAAGTTCATTTAAGAAATGGTTCAATTATTCAATTTTGTTATTGAAAGATAAATTTTAAAACAAGAAAACCTGCAATGTTACATTGCAGGTTTTATTTTAGTAGAGATATACTGTAGTGCGTCTCTACTTATGATTTATGATTATTTCAAGCTTCCAACCATATCTTCCGGTTTAACCCAAGCATCAAAATCCTCTGGAGTTACATACCCCAAACGAACAGCTTCCTCTTTTAAAGTAGTTCCGTTTTTATGTGCGGTTTGAGCAATTTCTGCTGATTTGTAATATCCAATTTTAGTATTTAAAGCTGTAACCAACATTAATGAATTGTCTACCAATTCTTTGATTCTTTTGTAGTTTGGTTCAATACCTTGTGCGCAATGTTCGTCAAAAGACATACAAGCATCACCTAACAATCGTGCTGATTGCAGGAAATTTGCAGCCATCAATGGTTTGAAAACGTTCAATTCATAATGTCCTTGCATTCCTCCGACAGAAATAGCTACATCATTCCCCATAACTTGAGCGCAAACCATAGTTAATGCTTCACATTGTGTTGGGTTTACTTTTCCGGGCATGATAGAAGAACCTGGTTCGTTTTCCGGAATAAGGATTTCTCCAATTCCTGAACGTGGTCCAGAAGCTAACATACGCACATCATTAGCAATTTTATTCAAGGAAACGGCTAGTTGTTTTAATGCACCATGCGATTCTACGATAGCATCATGTGCTGCCAAAGCTTCAAATTTGTTTTCGGCAGTTACGAATGGATGTCCGGTAAATTCAGCGATATATTCCGCTACTTTTACATCGTATCCTTCTGGCGTGTTTAATCCGGTTCCAACAGCTGTTCCTCCCAAAGCCACTTCTGATAAGTGTGCCAAAGTATTTTTAACCGCTTTTAAACCGTAGTTCAATTGCGCTACATAACCTGAAATTTCTTGTCCTAATGTAAGTGGCGTAGCATCCATTAAATGCGTACGACCAATTTTTACTACAGTATTGAATTCAAGCGCTTTGGCATGAAGTGTGTCTCTTAGTTTTTCAACGCCTGGAATGGTAATTTCTACTACTGCTTTGTAAGCTGCAATGTGCATTCCTGTTGGGAACGT contains:
- the fumC gene encoding class II fumarate hydratase, which encodes MKFRIEKDTMGEVQVPADKYWGAQTERSRNNFKIGPSASMPKEIIEGFAFLKKAAAYANCDLGVLPVEKRDAIAAVCDEILAGKLDDEFPLVIWQTGSGTQSNMNVNEVVANRAQVLKGFNIGEGEQFIKANDDVNKSQSSNDTFPTGMHIAAYKAVVEITIPGVEKLRDTLHAKALEFNTVVKIGRTHLMDATPLTLGQEISGYVAQLNYGLKAVKNTLAHLSEVALGGTAVGTGLNTPEGYDVKVAEYIAEFTGHPFVTAENKFEALAAHDAIVESHGALKQLAVSLNKIANDVRMLASGPRSGIGEILIPENEPGSSIMPGKVNPTQCEALTMVCAQVMGNDVAISVGGMQGHYELNVFKPLMAANFLQSARLLGDACMSFDEHCAQGIEPNYKRIKELVDNSLMLVTALNTKIGYYKSAEIAQTAHKNGTTLKEEAVRLGYVTPEDFDAWVKPEDMVGSLK